In a genomic window of Wyeomyia smithii strain HCP4-BCI-WySm-NY-G18 chromosome 1, ASM2978416v1, whole genome shotgun sequence:
- the LOC129725569 gene encoding mitochondrial ornithine transporter 1, with protein MHGDSKGAGFKTGVIDFTAGSLGGVALVYVSQPMDTVKVKMQTFPHLYRNMIECTVRTFQRDGVVRGLYAGTLPAVVANVAENSVLFAAYGACQKLVALVERKPSVAELTSLENATAGFLAAFFSSFTLCPTELIKCKLQAMREVQQNNLKPNEKLPRISPYQLTKQILRTQGIPGMFRGLTSTFAREMPGYFFFFGGYEATRELLAKPGQTKDEIGPLKTMAAGAIGGIALWTSIFPADVIKSRIQVQSLTVSMTQVGIEIIRKEGVLALYNGLQPTIVRTIPATAVLFVVYEYTKRFMTELFV; from the exons ATGCACGGAGATAGCAAGGGAGCAGGGTTTAAGACGGGAGTAATTGATTTTACTGCTGGTTCACTGG GCGGTGTTGCGCTGGTCTACGTAAGCCAACCAATGGACACAGTCAAGGTGAAAATGCAAACCTTCCCACATCTGTACAGAAATATGATCGAATGTACCGTACGCACCTTCCAGCGGGATGGTGTAGTACGAGGGTTGTACGCCGGAACACTGCCAGCCGTGGTTGCGAACGTGGCAGAAAATTCGGTCCTCTTCGCTGCCTACGGAGCCTGCCAGAAGCTAGTCGCGTTGGTTGAACGGAAGCCGTCGGTAGCCGAACTAACTAGCCTAGAAAATGCTACTGCAGGCTTTCTTGCCGCTTTTTTCTCCTCCTTCACACTGTGCCCAACTGAGTTGATCAAATGCAAACTGCAAGCCATGCGTGAAGTACAGCAGAACAATTTGAAGCCAAACGAGAAGTTGCCCCGGATTTCACCCTACCAACTAACGAAGCAAATTCTTCGAACGCAAGGCATACCGGGAATGTTCCGTGGATTGACATCCACATTTGCACGTGAAATGCCAGGATATTTCTTTTTCTTCGGAGGGTATGAGGCAACCCGGGAGCTTCTAGCGAAACCTGGCCAAACAAAGGATGAAATTGGACCGCTGAAAACAATGGCGGCTGGTGCTATCGGAGGAATTGCCCTGTGGACGTCTATCTTTCCGGCAGACGTCATCAAAAGTCGAATTCAAGTACAGAGTCTTACGGTTAGCATGACTCAGGTGGGAATCGAAATAATTCGCAAGGAAGGCGTCCTAGCGCTGTACAATGGGCTGCAGCCGACCATCGTGCGGACCATTCCAGCCACGGCGGTTCTTTTTGTTGTCTACGAGTACACTAAACGGTTTATGACCGAGCTGTTTGTTTAG
- the LOC129725511 gene encoding uncharacterized protein LOC129725511, which yields MFSGGFKRFVTARFRQFSALTNPSSQCTTLNNNSSCGCFAVRLSTSSRLQVKKFSDTENDYAREILQHTTAGTSLNTRVALAATSDIVEFEQQIDWSSLTVSDLLQQFRRVVEVCRRDELCISDNRFDEFVDALVSRSSEFSDEDLVESLRLLVELGPTPKVNTRNFLELWQALDKECLKRVIGWDVDKLLFMADQWYPLRLAKIGKFVNKAVWKISNRLRKLTKDQLVRTMFYINVVRTPLENMVDIEINLKQNFYLFEIDDVAILCMGFFKTETPIRSTELIERIYQLTMHHAEDVKDISLAAILKLLRYSSRIPNAQSMEQLLKVFTPHVPRISLFCCLHLALLGSDIHLCYQPCIEAIIERFTKDIKFLRLKDMERIAFIVAHYNMMLPDKKDLKLLQTILQELSSRIPEITQYPKSYLALLNFLSLRDVYNVDLIAAAFEPRFLYLTYGKNLGGGGREIIGLDSYLRINLRDGEYAGNHFPEKSFKVVAKLTQDYIPDSAYRLTKSDRMLLEIQETFQKRFTFAHIIHLLPHYQRPDVVVLWDDELRQFLDVATKCPKQYSGNILNRNLLLGDDSSKRNLRLIAIVAGSWNCYIRNAKRITGGFAMKIKQLELIGFETIVIPWHEWPLESVHAKEAYLLTKLNELLPMNQR from the exons ATGTTTTCCGGTGGCTTTAAACGTTTTGTGACCGCTCGGTTTcgtcagttttccgctttaacGAATCCGTCGAGTCAGTGCACCACCCTTAACAACAATTCGTCCTGTGGCTGTTTTGCAGTGCGTTTGAGTACGTCCAGTCGGCTTCAAGTCAAAAAATTTTCCGATACAGAAAACGATTACGCACGAGAAATTCTTCAACACACGACAGCTGGAACTTCCCTCAATACCAGAGTTGCTTTAGCGGCTACTTCCGATATAGTAGAATTCGAACAACAAATCGATTGGAGTTCTCTCACCGTGAGCGATTTGTTACAACAATTTCGACGAGTAGTTGAAGTTTGCCGACGAGATGAGCTGTGCATTTCCGATAACCGATTTGATGAATTTGTTGATGCTCTGGTGAGTCGATCCTCTGAGTTCAGTGACGAAGATTTGGTAGAATCGCTGCGACTGCTAGTGGAACTGGGACCTACACCGAAGGTTAACactagaaattttctcgaatTATGGCAAGCCCTCGATAAAGAATGCTTGAAACGAGTGATCGGATGGGATGTGGATAAGCTGTTGTTCATGGCAGATCAATGGTATCCTTTGCGCTTGGCTAAGATTGGAAAGTTTGTCAACAAAGCAGTTTGGAAAATTAGTAATCGGCTGCGCAAGCTCACGAAAGATCAATTGGTTCGGACCATGTTTTATATTAATGTTGTTCGAACACCGTTGGAAAATATGGTAGACATTGAGataaacttaaaacaaaatttctacCTCTTTGAAATTGATGATGTAGCGATTTTGTGTATGGGCTTTTTCAAAACGGAAACCCCCATTCGAAGCACGGAACTGATCGAGAGAATCTATCAACTTACAATGCACCACGCAGAGGATGTAAAAGATATTAGTCTAGCTgctattttgaaacttttgcgGTACTCTTCTAGAATACCTAACGCCCAATCGATGGAACAGCTTCTGAAGGTGTTCACACCGCATGTGCCTAGAATTTCACTATTTTGTTGCCTGCATTTGGCCCTGCTGGGAAGCGACATTCATCTTTGTTATCAACCTTGCATTGAGGCTATTATCGAACGGTTTACGAAGGATATCAAGTTTCTGCGGTTAAAAGATATGGAGCGGATAGCTTTCATTGTTGCACATTATAATATGATGCTTCCGGACAAGAAAGATTTGAAATTGCTACAAACAATTCTCCAGGAGTTGTCTAGTCGCATTCCGGAGATAACACAATACCCCAAGAGCTATCTAGCGTTGCTAAATTTTCTCTCTCTTAGAGATGTATACAATGTTGATCTGATAGCAGCTGCCTTCGAGCCACGCTTTCTGTATCTAACCTACGGTAAAAACCTCGGAGGTGGTGGTAGGGAGATAATCGGATTGGATTCCTACTTGCGGATTAATCTTCGTGACGGGGAATATGCTGGAAATCATTTTCCAGAAAAATCGTTTAAAGTGGTAGCTAAGTTGACACAGGATTATATACCCGATTCGGCGTACCGGTTAACTAAATCGGATAGGATGCTGCTAGAAATTCAAGAAACGTTCCAGAAGCGGTTTACTTTTGCGCACATCATTCATTTACTGCCCCATTATCAGCGCCCGGATGTGGTTGTGCTGTGGGATGACGAGCTGCGCCAGTTTTTGGACGTAGCAACGAAATGCCCAAAACAGTACTCTGGTAATATCCTGAACAGAAACCTTCTACTGGGTGATGACAGTAGTAAAAGGAACCTTCGCTTGATTGCAATTGTGGCCGGATCGTGGAATTGTTACATTCGAAATGCAAAGCGAATAACAGGAGGTTTTgccatgaaaataaaacaactggAACTTATCGGGTTCGAAACTATTGTG ATACCTTGGCATGAGTGGCCACTGGAGTCAGTACACGCAAAAGAGGCATATCTGTTGACGAAACTCAATGAACTGTTACCGATGAATCAGCGGTAG